The Mesorhizobium koreense genome includes a window with the following:
- a CDS encoding pyrroloquinoline quinone precursor peptide PqqA: MKKSWKKPAMCQVAAGFEITRYLPAEVTPKR; this comes from the coding sequence ATGAAGAAAAGCTGGAAGAAGCCGGCCATGTGCCAGGTGGCGGCCGGTTTCGAGATCACGCGGTATCTGCCTGCCGAAGTTACTCCCAAGAGGTAG
- a CDS encoding methanol/ethanol family PQQ-dependent dehydrogenase translates to MRVLTKATTILATSALLAGGVVFAASANEELAKMSQNAKDWVMPTGDYFNQRYSKLDKINTDNVKNLKVAWSFSTGVLRGHEGGPLVIGDVMYVNAPFPNTVFALDLNNDGKILWKYEPRQDPNVIPIMCCDTVNRGVAYAPADGDRPAMILLNQADTTLVALDAKTGKVVWSVKNGDETDGSKGESGTSAPQVVNDKVLVGISGGEFGVRASMTAYNLKDGSRAWRAYSMGPDSDILVDPEKTMDLGKPVGKDSSLKTWEGEQWKTGGGGTWGWISYDPKLNLVYYGSGNPSTWNPVQRPGDNKYSMTIFARDADTGMAKWVYQMTPHDEWDYDGINEMILVDGMEVDGKKHDVLVHFDRNGFAYTLDRKTGELLVAAKYDPAVNWASKVDMDPNSKTYGRPIVDPKYSTGHNGEDTNTTGICPAALGTKDQQPAAYSPDTGLFYVPTNHVCMDYEPYRVSYTAGQPYVGATVSMYPAPGGDTMGNFIAWDAAKGKIVWSDPEQFSVWSGVLTTAGGVAFYGTLEGYIKAVDMKTGKELYKFKTPSGIIGNVTTYEHDGKQYIAILSGVGGWAGIGLAAGLLNPDNAQGWHKAVDQGNESAKGNIVGTAGLGAVGGYAALADYTNLGGQLTVFELPE, encoded by the coding sequence ATGCGTGTACTTACGAAAGCAACCACTATCCTGGCGACCTCCGCTCTTCTTGCGGGCGGAGTGGTGTTCGCGGCATCGGCCAATGAGGAACTGGCCAAGATGTCCCAGAACGCCAAGGACTGGGTGATGCCTACGGGCGATTATTTCAACCAGCGCTACAGCAAGCTCGACAAGATCAATACGGACAATGTGAAGAACCTCAAGGTCGCATGGAGCTTCTCGACCGGCGTGCTCCGCGGTCATGAGGGCGGGCCTCTGGTTATCGGCGACGTGATGTATGTCAACGCGCCGTTCCCGAACACGGTCTTTGCACTCGATCTCAACAATGACGGAAAGATCCTCTGGAAATACGAACCCAGGCAGGATCCCAACGTCATTCCGATCATGTGCTGCGACACGGTCAACCGCGGCGTTGCCTATGCGCCGGCCGATGGCGACCGTCCCGCCATGATCCTGCTCAACCAGGCCGACACCACGCTCGTCGCGCTCGACGCCAAGACCGGAAAAGTGGTCTGGTCGGTCAAGAACGGCGACGAAACCGACGGCAGCAAGGGCGAGAGCGGCACATCCGCGCCGCAGGTCGTCAATGACAAGGTGCTCGTCGGCATATCCGGCGGTGAGTTCGGCGTTCGCGCCTCGATGACCGCCTATAACCTCAAGGACGGCTCGCGCGCCTGGCGCGCCTATTCCATGGGACCGGACTCCGATATCCTCGTCGATCCGGAAAAGACCATGGATCTCGGCAAGCCGGTCGGCAAGGATTCCTCGCTGAAGACCTGGGAAGGCGAGCAGTGGAAGACGGGCGGCGGCGGTACGTGGGGCTGGATATCCTACGATCCGAAGCTGAATCTCGTCTATTACGGCTCCGGCAACCCGTCGACATGGAACCCGGTCCAGCGGCCCGGCGACAACAAATACTCCATGACCATCTTCGCCCGTGACGCCGATACCGGCATGGCGAAATGGGTCTATCAGATGACGCCGCACGATGAATGGGACTATGACGGCATCAACGAGATGATCCTCGTCGACGGAATGGAAGTAGACGGCAAGAAGCATGATGTTCTCGTTCACTTCGACCGCAACGGCTTCGCCTATACGCTCGACCGGAAGACCGGCGAACTCCTAGTCGCCGCCAAATACGATCCGGCGGTGAACTGGGCGTCGAAGGTCGACATGGATCCAAACAGCAAGACCTACGGCCGACCGATCGTCGATCCGAAATACTCGACCGGCCACAATGGTGAAGACACGAACACGACGGGCATCTGCCCGGCGGCGCTCGGCACCAAGGATCAGCAGCCGGCGGCCTATTCGCCCGATACCGGCCTGTTCTACGTCCCGACCAACCATGTCTGCATGGACTACGAGCCCTACCGGGTGAGCTACACCGCAGGTCAGCCTTATGTCGGCGCGACCGTGTCGATGTATCCGGCGCCCGGCGGCGACACGATGGGCAATTTCATTGCCTGGGATGCCGCCAAGGGCAAGATCGTATGGTCGGACCCGGAGCAGTTCTCGGTATGGTCGGGTGTGCTCACGACGGCCGGCGGCGTTGCCTTCTACGGAACGCTCGAAGGCTATATCAAGGCAGTCGATATGAAGACCGGCAAGGAACTCTACAAGTTCAAGACGCCGTCGGGGATTATCGGCAACGTGACGACCTACGAGCATGATGGCAAACAGTATATCGCCATCCTGTCTGGCGTCGGCGGCTGGGCCGGCATCGGCCTCGCGGCCGGACTGCTTAATCCGGACAACGCGCAAGGCTGGCATAAGGCCGTCGACCAGGGCAATGAGAGCGCCAAGGGCAACATCGTCGGCACGGCCGGTCTCGGCGCCGTCGGCGGGTATGCGGCGCTCGCCGACTACACGAACCTGGGCGGCCAGCTGACCGTCTTCGAGCTTCCCGAATGA
- a CDS encoding c-type cytochrome, with protein MRAIAVFATLSVAVLITSSARAQDAAAGEKVFAKCKICHVADKDQNKVGPSLHGVIGRTAGTHPGFKYSPAMIEAGKSGVVWDEPTLTKYLHDPKAMVKGTKMAFPGLKDDKDIANVIAYLEQESKK; from the coding sequence ATGCGTGCAATCGCAGTCTTCGCAACCCTGTCCGTTGCTGTCCTCATCACAAGTTCCGCTCGGGCACAGGATGCCGCGGCGGGGGAGAAAGTCTTTGCCAAATGCAAGATTTGCCATGTCGCGGATAAGGACCAGAATAAAGTCGGACCCTCGCTGCACGGCGTGATCGGCCGGACCGCAGGCACGCACCCGGGATTCAAATATTCCCCCGCCATGATCGAAGCAGGCAAATCGGGTGTCGTCTGGGACGAACCCACACTGACGAAATACCTGCACGATCCGAAGGCGATGGTGAAGGGCACCAAGATGGCTTTCCCCGGCCTCAAGGATGACAAGGACATCGCCAATGTCATCGCTTACCTGGAGCAGGAATCGAAGAAGTAG
- a CDS encoding ABC transporter permease yields MIGQSANGGVQGKSGVKPGLAVSTAPALTVAASLLGLGLLWALAASAWPSRAFPTPGAVWRVLVDEAANGDLFYHLGATLGRVAAAYIIAMAIGSVLGVFLGLHRRADRFFNPWVVLFLNIPALVIIVLAYIWFGLNEAAAIGAVAMNKIPNVIVTMREGARALDPAYAEMATVYRFGLFDRIRHIVLPQLQPYLAATSRSGIALIWKIVLVVELLGRSNGVGFQIYLYFQLFDVAGILAYTLAFVAVMLVIELLLVQPLERHATRWRRRLA; encoded by the coding sequence ATGATCGGCCAAAGCGCAAATGGCGGCGTTCAAGGCAAGAGTGGCGTCAAGCCTGGTCTTGCAGTCAGCACCGCGCCGGCACTGACGGTAGCGGCTTCGCTGCTTGGGCTGGGTCTCTTGTGGGCACTCGCCGCAAGTGCGTGGCCAAGCCGGGCCTTTCCCACGCCGGGTGCCGTGTGGCGGGTGCTGGTCGACGAAGCGGCGAACGGCGATCTTTTCTACCATCTCGGCGCGACGCTCGGTCGGGTCGCCGCAGCCTACATCATCGCCATGGCCATCGGTTCCGTCCTTGGTGTCTTCCTGGGCCTCCATCGCCGCGCCGACCGTTTTTTCAACCCGTGGGTCGTGCTGTTCCTCAATATTCCGGCGCTCGTGATCATCGTGCTTGCCTATATCTGGTTCGGCCTGAACGAGGCGGCCGCGATCGGCGCCGTGGCCATGAACAAGATCCCCAACGTCATCGTGACGATGCGCGAGGGCGCCCGCGCGCTGGATCCCGCTTATGCCGAAATGGCGACCGTCTACCGCTTCGGCCTTTTCGACCGCATACGTCATATCGTGCTACCACAACTGCAGCCTTATCTCGCGGCGACGTCTCGCTCGGGCATCGCACTGATCTGGAAGATCGTGCTGGTGGTCGAACTGCTTGGGCGCTCGAATGGCGTCGGCTTCCAGATCTACCTCTATTTCCAGCTCTTCGACGTCGCCGGCATCCTCGCCTACACGCTGGCCTTCGTGGCGGTGATGCTCGTCATCGAACTTCTCCTGGTGCAGCCCCTTGAACGACATGCGACCCGTTGGCGCCGCCGCCTCGCTTGA
- a CDS encoding c-type cytochrome, methanol metabolism-related, translating into MFFRPVLLACALALVPMVAPVVAHADDDAQKAKAVKDEGGQYLDAEGNPTFKINGDTVDYYTYAGYIRYHSDCHVCHGPDAMGSTYAPALKDSMKHISYADFLGIVAGGKKDLGGGKEKVMPAFGNNKNVYCYMDALYVYLRARAVGDMPRGRPPHHEDKPQAAKDHEKECMGS; encoded by the coding sequence ATGTTCTTCAGACCTGTATTGTTGGCGTGCGCGCTAGCCCTTGTCCCCATGGTTGCCCCAGTTGTTGCCCATGCCGACGACGATGCGCAGAAGGCAAAGGCCGTGAAGGACGAAGGTGGCCAGTATCTAGACGCCGAAGGCAATCCGACCTTCAAGATCAATGGCGACACCGTCGATTACTACACCTATGCCGGTTACATCCGCTATCACTCGGATTGCCATGTCTGCCATGGCCCTGACGCGATGGGCTCCACCTATGCGCCGGCCCTGAAGGACTCGATGAAACATATCTCCTATGCCGATTTCCTCGGCATCGTCGCCGGCGGAAAGAAGGACCTCGGCGGCGGCAAGGAGAAGGTCATGCCGGCCTTCGGCAACAACAAGAACGTCTATTGCTACATGGACGCGCTCTACGTCTACCTGCGCGCCCGCGCCGTCGGCGACATGCCGCGCGGCCGCCCGCCGCACCATGAGGATAAGCCCCAGGCGGCGAAAGACCACGAAAAGGAATGCATGGGTAGCTGA
- a CDS encoding PQQ-dependent catabolism-associated CXXCW motif protein, whose amino-acid sequence MKEKGKVLLLAATILGLTGPALAGTVAEPSGYRMDAYRAPVPDSLRGARVVSTGEAEELWRKKEAVFLDVMPHTPKPANLPAGTIWRDKVRDDIPGSLWLANVGYGALSRETEAYFRHALEKVTGNDKSQPLLFYCMTGCWMSWNAAKRAVEWGYSSVVWYPLGADGWEEAKLPLEENKPYVMKDQVN is encoded by the coding sequence ATGAAAGAAAAGGGAAAAGTCTTGCTGCTGGCAGCGACCATTCTGGGTTTGACGGGACCGGCCTTGGCCGGCACCGTCGCTGAGCCCTCCGGCTACCGAATGGATGCGTATCGTGCGCCCGTACCAGACTCTTTGCGCGGCGCAAGGGTCGTCTCGACCGGGGAAGCCGAAGAACTGTGGCGCAAGAAGGAGGCTGTGTTCCTCGATGTGATGCCGCACACGCCGAAGCCTGCCAACCTGCCGGCCGGCACGATATGGCGGGACAAGGTACGCGACGACATTCCCGGAAGCTTGTGGCTGGCCAATGTCGGCTACGGGGCACTTTCGCGTGAAACGGAAGCTTATTTCCGGCATGCCCTTGAAAAGGTCACCGGCAACGACAAGTCACAGCCTCTCCTGTTCTACTGCATGACGGGATGCTGGATGTCGTGGAACGCCGCCAAGCGGGCCGTCGAGTGGGGTTACAGTTCGGTGGTCTGGTATCCGCTCGGCGCCGATGGTTGGGAAGAAGCGAAACTTCCGCTGGAGGAAAACAAGCCATACGTAATGAAAGATCAGGTGAATTAG
- a CDS encoding ABC transporter substrate-binding protein → MLISRRGMFLLALATSAAIAGRSALAAPKVRIGILKFGTVSWEIDTIRHNNFDTANGIDLDVGYFAGEEATNVGLLAGALDIIVTDWLWVSRQRSEGGDLTLVPYSTAVGAIMVKQGSPIHTIGDLKDRKLGVAGGALDKSWLLVQAMARRDHGIDLSAESEVVYGAPPLLSEKARQGELDAVLNYWHFCARLEADGFRRLISVEDAEKALGASGPVSAVGYVFHEKWANENPQAARGFVKASAEAKKLLAKSDEAWLRLAPIMRAEGKELEKLRDRYREGIPARPATEDAEDAAKLYQVLAGIGGEKLVGKAPMMAPGTFWPKILK, encoded by the coding sequence ATGCTGATTTCGCGGCGTGGCATGTTCTTGCTGGCGCTTGCCACAAGCGCCGCGATTGCAGGGCGTAGCGCGCTTGCCGCGCCGAAAGTGCGCATCGGCATCCTGAAATTCGGCACGGTGAGCTGGGAGATCGACACGATCCGGCACAATAATTTTGATACGGCCAACGGCATCGACCTCGACGTCGGCTATTTCGCCGGCGAGGAGGCGACCAATGTCGGCCTGCTCGCCGGGGCGCTGGACATCATCGTGACCGACTGGCTGTGGGTCTCGCGCCAGCGGTCAGAGGGCGGCGATCTCACGCTCGTTCCCTATTCGACCGCCGTTGGCGCGATCATGGTCAAACAGGGCTCTCCGATCCACACGATCGGGGACCTCAAGGACAGGAAGCTGGGCGTCGCCGGCGGCGCGCTCGACAAGAGCTGGCTCCTGGTGCAGGCGATGGCGAGGCGCGACCACGGCATCGACCTTTCGGCGGAAAGCGAAGTGGTGTACGGCGCGCCGCCGCTCCTGTCGGAAAAGGCCCGGCAGGGTGAGCTCGACGCGGTGCTGAACTACTGGCACTTCTGCGCCCGGCTCGAAGCTGACGGCTTCCGCCGTCTGATCAGTGTCGAGGACGCGGAGAAGGCGCTGGGGGCTTCCGGCCCGGTATCGGCGGTCGGCTATGTCTTCCACGAAAAATGGGCGAACGAGAACCCGCAAGCCGCAAGGGGCTTCGTCAAGGCTTCGGCCGAGGCGAAAAAGCTGTTGGCGAAATCCGACGAGGCATGGCTGCGTCTGGCGCCGATCATGCGCGCCGAGGGCAAGGAACTCGAAAAGCTGCGCGACCGCTACCGCGAGGGCATTCCCGCGCGACCGGCGACCGAGGATGCCGAAGACGCGGCAAAACTCTATCAAGTGCTCGCCGGGATCGGCGGCGAGAAGCTGGTCGGGAAAGCACCCATGATGGCGCCCGGCACATTCTGGCCGAAAATCCTCAAATGA
- a CDS encoding quinoprotein relay system zinc metallohydrolase 2 yields MSDHVLKERPPGPIDPLRRRLVGGFTCVGLSTALLPCCLGHAVLAATGQFRFDLKEIADGVFAFQGVVDLETPSNEGAIANLAVVVGKDAAAVIDSGGSLVEANAFIEAIGKVTAKPVRYLINTHMHPDHIFGNAAFRDLGATIVGHRNLPRALEARGAFYLKSYREQIGEALMQGIEIVPPTVLVRDRLELDLGGRKLELRAWEAAHTDNDLTAYDATTRTLFAGDLVFVKHLPTLDGSLLGWLRQMDALAAIGAERVVPGHGPVPSAWPDALDAERHYFEILASDLRKAIAAGTPLAEAVKTAGRSEAGKWALFDEYNGRNATAAYAELEWE; encoded by the coding sequence ATGTCTGACCATGTGTTGAAAGAACGCCCCCCTGGCCCGATCGACCCGCTGCGGCGCAGGCTGGTCGGCGGTTTCACCTGTGTCGGCTTGAGCACGGCTCTCCTCCCCTGTTGCCTCGGGCATGCCGTTCTTGCGGCGACGGGACAATTCCGGTTCGACCTCAAGGAAATAGCCGACGGCGTTTTCGCCTTCCAAGGTGTGGTCGACCTGGAGACGCCATCCAATGAGGGCGCCATCGCCAATCTGGCCGTGGTCGTCGGAAAAGATGCCGCTGCCGTCATTGACAGCGGCGGCAGCCTTGTCGAGGCGAACGCCTTCATCGAGGCAATCGGGAAGGTGACGGCAAAACCCGTGCGCTACCTCATCAACACCCACATGCACCCCGACCACATCTTCGGCAACGCGGCCTTCCGCGACCTTGGCGCAACCATTGTCGGTCACCGCAACCTGCCACGCGCTCTTGAAGCGCGCGGCGCCTTCTATCTGAAAAGCTATCGCGAGCAGATCGGCGAAGCGCTGATGCAGGGCATCGAGATCGTGCCGCCGACGGTGCTGGTGAGGGATCGGCTTGAACTCGATCTTGGCGGGCGCAAGCTCGAACTCAGGGCATGGGAGGCCGCCCATACGGATAATGATCTGACCGCCTACGATGCCACCACACGCACCCTTTTTGCCGGCGACCTCGTCTTCGTAAAGCACTTGCCGACACTCGACGGCTCTTTGCTCGGCTGGCTGCGCCAGATGGATGCGCTGGCCGCCATCGGAGCCGAACGCGTCGTCCCAGGGCATGGCCCTGTGCCTTCCGCGTGGCCGGATGCGCTGGACGCCGAACGGCACTATTTCGAAATCCTGGCAAGCGACCTGCGCAAGGCGATCGCCGCCGGAACACCGCTTGCGGAGGCAGTCAAGACTGCGGGCCGGAGCGAGGCGGGCAAATGGGCCTTGTTCGACGAATATAACGGCCGCAACGCTACCGCCGCCTATGCCGAACTGGAATGGGAATGA
- a CDS encoding quinoprotein dehydrogenase-associated SoxYZ-like carrier encodes MRIGAFRTLRAALPAALISSTLALSVSALIALPGTAYAQQTPASSEQVWQGLKGDVFGDRAIQADSDLVRIEAPKRAQDAALVPVDISIDPKKAPDGIKSLTLIIDVNPSPVAATFTIGKDAGVTHLSTRVRVNDYSFLRVIAETPDGKLYMTKTFVKASGGCSAPAVKNMDEAKKTMGQMKLRQFAAADGKAPELQLMIRHPNNSGLQRDPLTQYFIPAHFIQKLTISQADRPILSMEGGISISEDPNFRFDYKPQGSGDIRVEAVDTEGKRFNDHWPITAAGL; translated from the coding sequence ATGCGTATCGGCGCTTTCCGGACCTTGCGGGCTGCCCTGCCCGCTGCTTTGATTTCTTCGACACTTGCTCTGAGCGTCAGCGCGCTCATCGCTTTGCCCGGTACGGCCTATGCCCAGCAGACGCCGGCCTCTTCGGAACAGGTATGGCAGGGCCTGAAGGGCGACGTGTTCGGCGACCGGGCGATCCAGGCCGATTCGGATCTCGTAAGGATCGAGGCGCCGAAACGGGCGCAGGATGCCGCTTTGGTGCCCGTCGATATCAGCATCGACCCGAAAAAGGCGCCGGACGGCATCAAGTCGCTGACCTTGATCATCGACGTGAACCCCTCGCCGGTGGCGGCGACCTTCACGATCGGCAAGGATGCCGGCGTCACGCATCTTTCCACGCGCGTGCGCGTCAACGACTACTCCTTCCTGCGCGTCATCGCCGAGACGCCGGATGGCAAGCTCTATATGACCAAGACCTTCGTCAAGGCTTCGGGCGGCTGCTCGGCACCGGCGGTCAAGAACATGGACGAAGCGAAGAAGACGATGGGCCAGATGAAGCTGCGCCAGTTCGCGGCGGCCGACGGCAAGGCGCCGGAGCTGCAGTTGATGATCCGGCACCCGAACAATTCCGGCCTGCAGCGTGACCCGCTGACCCAATATTTCATTCCCGCTCATTTCATCCAGAAACTGACGATCTCACAAGCCGATCGCCCGATCCTGTCGATGGAAGGCGGGATATCGATCTCGGAAGACCCCAATTTCCGCTTCGACTACAAGCCGCAAGGCAGCGGCGATATCCGAGTGGAGGCGGTCGATACCGAGGGCAAGAGGTTCAACGACCACTGGCCGATCACGGCCGCGGGCCTCTGA
- a CDS encoding ABC transporter ATP-binding protein codes for MRPVGAAASLEVRIAEKTFMSAQGVPVTALSDLSFDVRQGEFACLLGPSGCGKTTTLRILLGLDRDFTGTFQLPEGGQSPEGETKRIAAVFQEPTLLPWRTVEQNVRLALPGDLRNKDLDWLFDSLGLAGMRSLYPSELSLGLARRVAIARAFAVEPAVLFLDEPFVSLDEQTAERLRHLLLSVWSARPTTALMVTHNLHEALMLSDRIIVLSPRPGHVLGLFDVRLPRQYRNAQVMSDLLRSFRQKFPGHV; via the coding sequence ATGCGACCCGTTGGCGCCGCCGCCTCGCTTGAGGTCCGGATCGCCGAAAAGACCTTCATGTCTGCGCAGGGCGTGCCCGTCACCGCGCTCAGCGATCTCTCCTTTGACGTCCGACAGGGCGAATTCGCCTGTCTGCTCGGACCTTCCGGCTGCGGCAAGACCACGACGCTGCGCATCCTGCTCGGGCTCGACAGGGACTTTACCGGCACTTTCCAATTACCGGAGGGCGGCCAATCGCCTGAAGGCGAGACGAAGCGCATCGCCGCCGTCTTCCAGGAACCGACGCTGCTCCCCTGGCGCACGGTGGAACAGAATGTCAGGTTGGCGCTGCCGGGCGATCTCAGGAACAAGGATCTCGATTGGCTATTCGACAGCCTCGGTCTCGCCGGCATGCGATCGCTCTATCCCTCGGAACTGTCGCTTGGCCTGGCGCGCAGAGTGGCGATCGCGAGGGCATTCGCCGTCGAACCGGCGGTGCTTTTCCTCGACGAACCCTTCGTGTCGCTCGACGAACAGACCGCCGAGCGCCTGCGCCATCTGCTCCTGTCTGTCTGGTCGGCACGCCCGACAACGGCGCTGATGGTGACGCACAATCTGCATGAGGCGCTAATGCTCTCCGACCGTATCATCGTGCTTTCGCCAAGGCCGGGTCACGTGCTCGGCCTGTTCGACGTGCGCCTGCCACGGCAATACCGTAACGCACAGGTGATGAGCGATCTCCTCCGATCATTCCGACAGAAATTTCCTGGCCATGTCTGA
- a CDS encoding substrate-binding domain-containing protein → MGSRSPNSRPNSRIASLAAAALLALAAASIPAQGAGLGAAGELVDPDVLRVCADPSNMPFSDKSGQGFENKIAELVAQNTGRKSVAYTWFPAVIGFVRNTLTAHRCDVIIGYAQGDEVVQNTNAYYRSSYVLIYKKGGGLDGVDSIEDPKLAGKKIGVVQNTPPTANMAANQLLRTAKIYPLMIDTRLLPSMGEVMIKDLNAGTIDAAVLWGPMAGYYVKQSGADLAVVPLLKEKTGQRMAYRITMGVRPSDQEWKRTLNKVIREHQAEINKILLDYNVPLIDEHDNPITQ, encoded by the coding sequence ATGGGTTCCCGCTCGCCAAATTCGCGCCCAAATTCGCGCATCGCATCGCTGGCCGCGGCGGCTCTTCTGGCGCTTGCGGCAGCGTCCATCCCGGCGCAAGGCGCTGGGCTGGGTGCTGCGGGCGAGCTTGTGGATCCGGACGTATTGCGCGTCTGCGCCGATCCGTCGAACATGCCCTTCTCGGACAAGAGCGGTCAGGGTTTCGAGAACAAGATTGCCGAACTCGTAGCGCAGAACACCGGCCGCAAGTCTGTCGCCTATACCTGGTTCCCGGCCGTGATCGGCTTCGTGCGAAACACGCTGACCGCCCATCGCTGCGATGTGATCATCGGCTACGCGCAGGGCGACGAGGTCGTGCAGAATACCAACGCCTATTACCGATCGAGCTATGTACTGATCTACAAGAAGGGCGGCGGCCTGGACGGCGTCGACTCGATCGAGGACCCGAAACTGGCCGGCAAGAAAATCGGCGTGGTCCAGAATACGCCGCCGACCGCGAATATGGCTGCAAATCAGCTTCTGCGTACAGCGAAAATTTATCCGCTGATGATCGACACGCGGCTCCTGCCTTCTATGGGCGAGGTGATGATCAAGGACCTCAATGCGGGCACGATCGATGCGGCAGTGCTGTGGGGGCCGATGGCTGGTTACTATGTCAAGCAATCGGGCGCCGATCTCGCGGTCGTGCCGCTGCTCAAGGAAAAGACCGGCCAGCGCATGGCCTACCGTATCACCATGGGCGTGCGCCCTTCGGATCAAGAGTGGAAGCGCACGCTCAACAAGGTGATCCGCGAGCATCAGGCGGAGATCAACAAGATCCTGCTCGATTACAATGTGCCGCTGATAGACGAACACGACAATCCGATCACGCAATAG
- the pqqB gene encoding pyrroloquinoline quinone biosynthesis protein PqqB, whose translation MRLKIIGSAAGGGFPQWNCNYRLSREARAGTPGIQPRTQSSLAASADGNGWVLFNASPDIRQQIAQTPELQPAADGPLRSTPIRAVVLTNADVDHVAGLLSLRERQPIAIYSTTEVLRVLEANSIFNVLDPSIVSRRVLPPDQETAICDGEGRETGIVVESFAVPGKVALYLEGTSDPQADFSSDKGDTIGVRIANGQDKDAAFYIPGCARIDAGLRMRLAHAACVLFDGTLYTNDEMISAGVGQKTGARMGHISMAGENGAIAGLADLAIGRRVFVHINNTNPVLDENSSERAAVTAAGWEIGRDGMEIEL comes from the coding sequence ATGCGTTTGAAGATCATCGGATCGGCGGCCGGCGGTGGTTTTCCGCAATGGAACTGCAATTACCGGCTGAGCCGGGAAGCCCGTGCTGGAACACCCGGTATCCAGCCACGGACGCAGTCGAGCCTTGCTGCATCCGCCGATGGCAACGGATGGGTGCTTTTTAACGCCTCGCCCGACATCCGCCAGCAGATCGCCCAGACGCCGGAACTGCAGCCGGCGGCGGACGGACCGTTGCGCTCGACGCCGATCCGGGCGGTGGTGCTTACGAATGCCGATGTCGACCACGTGGCCGGGCTGCTCAGTCTGCGCGAACGCCAGCCAATCGCCATTTATTCGACGACAGAGGTTCTCCGGGTACTGGAGGCCAATTCCATCTTCAATGTACTCGATCCTTCGATTGTGTCTCGGCGCGTGCTGCCGCCCGATCAGGAAACGGCTATCTGCGACGGAGAAGGTCGCGAGACTGGGATCGTAGTGGAGAGTTTCGCCGTCCCTGGAAAGGTGGCGCTCTATCTGGAAGGTACCAGCGACCCTCAGGCGGATTTCAGCTCCGACAAGGGCGACACGATCGGTGTACGCATTGCGAATGGCCAGGACAAGGACGCGGCGTTCTACATCCCCGGTTGCGCGCGTATTGACGCCGGCCTTCGGATGCGCCTGGCCCATGCGGCCTGCGTTCTGTTTGACGGCACGCTCTATACCAACGACGAGATGATCTCGGCCGGCGTTGGCCAAAAGACCGGCGCACGCATGGGGCATATATCGATGGCCGGCGAGAATGGCGCTATTGCGGGGCTGGCCGATCTTGCAATCGGCCGCCGCGTCTTCGTCCATATCAACAACACTAATCCGGTGCTCGACGAAAACTCATCCGAACGCGCCGCGGTAACGGCCGCCGGCTGGGAGATCGGCCGCGACGGAATGGAGATAGAACTGTGA